A region from the Brassica napus cultivar Da-Ae chromosome C8, Da-Ae, whole genome shotgun sequence genome encodes:
- the LOC106415625 gene encoding protein SENSITIVE TO PROTON RHIZOTOXICITY 1 isoform X1, whose amino-acid sequence METEDDLCKNNWGGASSSSSSKRREQVCFTSQHKWEDASILDYEMGMEEEPAFQENSNNNNGGQVNVDFLQGVRAQAWDPRTMLSNLSFMEEKIHELQDLVHLMVRRNGQLQGRQEQLVAHQQQLITTDLTSIIIQLISTAGSLLPSVKHHNMSTAPGPFTGSALFPYPREANNLASQTLNNNTCEFDLPKPIVVEERESHVVEEHEMKDEDDVEEGENLLPGSYEILQLEKEEILAPHTHFCTICGKGFKRDANLRMHMRGHGDEYKTPAALAKPNKEAAPGSEPMLIKRYSCPFPGCKRNKDHKKFQPLKTILCVKNHYKRTHCDKSFTCSRCHTKKFSVIADLKTHEKHCGKNKWLCSCGTTFSRKDKLFGHIALFQGHTPAIPLEETKPSAQRGSSACENSNNNNNTGMVGFNLGSATNAIEEVAQPGFMDGKIRFEDSFSPLSFDTCNFGGFHEFPRPMFDDSESSFQMLISSACGFSPRNGGESVSNTSL is encoded by the coding sequence ATGGAAACAGAAGATGATCTTTGTAAGAACAACTGGGGAGgcgcatcttcttcttcgtcttccaaaAGGCGTGAGCAGGTATGCTTCACGTCACAGCACAAGTGGGAAGATGCTTCTATCTTGGATTACGAGATGGGTATGGAGGAAGAGCCTGCTTTCCAAGaaaacagcaacaacaacaacggtGGTCAAGTTAATGTTGATTTCCTCCAAGGCGTCAGGGCTCAAGCGTGGGATCCGAGGACGATGCTGAGCAACTTGTCTTTTATGGAAGAGAAGATTCACGAGCTCCAGGATCTTGTTCATCTGATGGTTCGCCGAAACGGGCAGCTTCAAGGTCGTCAAGAACAGCTCGTTGCTCATCAGCAGCAGCTCATAACCACTGATCTTACTTCCATAATCATACAGCTGATTTCAACTGCAGGTAGTCTTCTTCCATCTGTTAAGCATCATAATATGTCAACAGCGCCGGGTCCATTCACCGGTTCAGCCTTGTTCCCTTATCCAAGGGAGGCTAATAACCTTGCTTCGCAGACCCTAAACAACAACACTTGCGAGTTCGATTTGCCTAAGCCCATTGTTGTCGAAGAGAGGGAAAGCCATGTTGTAGAagaacatgaaatgaaagacgAAGATGATGTGGAGGAAGGAGAGAATCTTCTTCCCGGTTCTTACGAGATACTGCAGCTCGAGAAAGAGGAGATCCTCGCTCCCCATACTCACTTCTGCACCATCTGTGGCAAAGGTTTCAAGAGAGACGCTAACCTGAGGATGCACATGAGAGGGCACGGAGATGAGTACAAAACTCCTGCTGCTCTGGCTAAACCCAACAAAGAAGCCGCACCCGGGTCTGAGCCGATGCTGATCAAAAGATACTCCTGCCCATTCCCTGGTTGCAAACGTAACAAGGATCACAAAAAGTTCCAGCCGTTGAAGACGATTCTATGCGTGAAGAACCACTATAAACGCACCCACTGCGACAAAAGCTTCACTTGCAGCCGCTGCCATACCAAGAAATTCTCTGTCATTGCCGATCTCAAAACCCACGAGAAGCACTGCGGGAAAAACAAGTGGCTCTGTTCCTGTGGCACTACATTCTCGAGGAAAGACAAGCTGTTTGGTCACATTGCTCTGTTCCAAGGACACACGCCTGCCATCCCACTTGAAGAGACGAAACCTTCTGCGCAGCGAGGGAGCTCTGCTTGCGagaacagcaacaacaacaacaacacaggAATGGTTGGTTTCAATCTTGGCTCTGcaacaaatgctattgaagaaGTCGCACAGCCTGGATTCATGGATGGGAAGATACGTTTCGAGGACTCGTTCTCGCCGCTGAGCTTTGACACGTGTAATTTTGGAGGGTTCCATGAGTTCCCACGACCCATGTTTGATGATTCAGAGAGTTCATTTCAAATGCTTATTTCAAGTGCCTGTGGTTTCTCTCCCAGGAATGGTGGTGAGTCTGTTTCAAATACTAGTCTTTAA
- the LOC106415625 gene encoding protein SENSITIVE TO PROTON RHIZOTOXICITY 1 isoform X2 — MKDEDDVEEGENLLPGSYEILQLEKEEILAPHTHFCTICGKGFKRDANLRMHMRGHGDEYKTPAALAKPNKEAAPGSEPMLIKRYSCPFPGCKRNKDHKKFQPLKTILCVKNHYKRTHCDKSFTCSRCHTKKFSVIADLKTHEKHCGKNKWLCSCGTTFSRKDKLFGHIALFQGHTPAIPLEETKPSAQRGSSACENSNNNNNTGMVGFNLGSATNAIEEVAQPGFMDGKIRFEDSFSPLSFDTCNFGGFHEFPRPMFDDSESSFQMLISSACGFSPRNGGESVSNTSL, encoded by the coding sequence atgaaagacgAAGATGATGTGGAGGAAGGAGAGAATCTTCTTCCCGGTTCTTACGAGATACTGCAGCTCGAGAAAGAGGAGATCCTCGCTCCCCATACTCACTTCTGCACCATCTGTGGCAAAGGTTTCAAGAGAGACGCTAACCTGAGGATGCACATGAGAGGGCACGGAGATGAGTACAAAACTCCTGCTGCTCTGGCTAAACCCAACAAAGAAGCCGCACCCGGGTCTGAGCCGATGCTGATCAAAAGATACTCCTGCCCATTCCCTGGTTGCAAACGTAACAAGGATCACAAAAAGTTCCAGCCGTTGAAGACGATTCTATGCGTGAAGAACCACTATAAACGCACCCACTGCGACAAAAGCTTCACTTGCAGCCGCTGCCATACCAAGAAATTCTCTGTCATTGCCGATCTCAAAACCCACGAGAAGCACTGCGGGAAAAACAAGTGGCTCTGTTCCTGTGGCACTACATTCTCGAGGAAAGACAAGCTGTTTGGTCACATTGCTCTGTTCCAAGGACACACGCCTGCCATCCCACTTGAAGAGACGAAACCTTCTGCGCAGCGAGGGAGCTCTGCTTGCGagaacagcaacaacaacaacaacacaggAATGGTTGGTTTCAATCTTGGCTCTGcaacaaatgctattgaagaaGTCGCACAGCCTGGATTCATGGATGGGAAGATACGTTTCGAGGACTCGTTCTCGCCGCTGAGCTTTGACACGTGTAATTTTGGAGGGTTCCATGAGTTCCCACGACCCATGTTTGATGATTCAGAGAGTTCATTTCAAATGCTTATTTCAAGTGCCTGTGGTTTCTCTCCCAGGAATGGTGGTGAGTCTGTTTCAAATACTAGTCTTTAA
- the LOC106413957 gene encoding FHA domain-containing protein PS1-like, which translates to MMAEQQVREKTIPVFTVLKNDAILKNIFVVNSRDFSSPERNGNAEDEVEQILIVGRHPDCDILLTHPSISKYHLQIRSLPSRQKLFVTDLSSVDGTWVRDEKVEADACVEVEEGDVIRIGASTRLYRLHWIPLSHAYDLDNPFVSSTVMEQDEDNRIFEAESQADTASGDDGDGHLDVTSQVLSEDEDTYIDTREFSLPLASPSALTLARDSSIDTQKLQSDEDSQSLAQCALEAAPEKPSKQHSLEDDEWYVRGDGGHVMSEMESSDPETEDVQVSPELAINSVEAKPENPSKEQRPDVHCMSSKSKVNHEPVAPKKKAENSSSQSQSYIDASSTASARNNISMGIHSSSNGKNKMKWTIVLDTSSLLHKESRKPLRLLQGLKGTHLVVPLTVLRELNETKRNWNLLLRRRAEIASSALDWIEECKVNTKWWIQLQSLSEETKATAAPTPPVTPQSNGSTSDDQVLECALLYRNLNIYENLVLLSNDVTLKIKAMAEHVICETPHEFYESLKNPLSERFMWPESLPRGRTWSHFDHVVVREKYNNRTCFPYRKKPTLNGGREESAAAAAKGLKLILLLNSHYGHIH; encoded by the exons ATGATGGCGGAGCAACAAGTGCGGGAGAAGACGATCCCTGTGTTCACTGTGCTGAAAAACGACGCCATTCTCAAGAACATCTTCGTCGTCAACAGTCGCGATTTCTCGTCGCCGGAGAGAAACGGTAACGCTGAAGATGAGGTAGAGCAGATTCTGATCGTAGGTCGGCATCCAGACTGCGATATTCTGCTGACGCACCCTAGCATTAGCAAATACCACCTGCAGATCCGATCTCTTCCCTCTCGTCAGAAACTCTTCGTCACCGATCTATCCTCTG tgGATGGGACATGGGTTAGGGATGAGAAAGTTGAGGCAGATGCTTGCGTTGAGGTGGAGGAAGGTGATGTCATTAGGATCGGTGCTTCAACAAGGCTCTATAGACTGCATTGGATTCCCCTTAGCCATGCATATGATCTCGACAATCCATTTGTTTCATCTACAGTGATGGAGCAAGATGAagataatagaatttttgaagCAGAG TCACAAGCGGACACTGCGTCAGGTGATGATGGAGATGGACATTTGGATGTGACTTCTCAAGTCCTTAGTGAGGACGAGGATACATACATTGATACAAGGGAATTTTCGTTGCCGCTTGCATCTCCAAGTGCTTTGACATTAGCTAGAGATTCTTCTATCGATACACAAAAGCTACAATCTGATGAAGATTCTCAGTCTTTAGCGCAATGTGCTTTAGAAGCCGCACCAGAAAAGCCAAGTAAGCAGCACAGTTTGGAGGATGATGAATGGTATGTCAGAGGAGATGGAGGTCATGTGATGTCAGAGATGGAGTCATCAGACCCGGAGACAGAGGATGTTCAGGTTTCACCCGAGTTGGCCATTAATAGTGTAGAAGCCAAACCAGAAAATCCAAGCAAGGAACAGAGACCAGATGTTCACTGCATGAGCAGCAAATCAAAGGTGAATCATGAGCCGGTGGCACcaaagaagaaagctgaaaaCTCCTCCTCCCAAAGCCAATCATACATCGATGCATCTTCTACTGCATCAGCAAGAAACAACATATCTATGGGCATTCATTCTTCTTCT AATGGAAAGAACAAGATGAAGTGGACCATTGTGTTGGACACTTCTTCTCTCCTCCACAAGGAGTCTAGGAAGCCACTGCGCTTGCTGCAAGGTCTCAAAGGGACACATCTGGTCGTACCACTAACAG TGTTAAGGGAACTAAATGAGACTAAGCGCAATTGGAATCTTCTCTTAAGAAGAAGAGCAGAGATTGCTTCCTCAGCCCTGGATTGGATCGAAGAGTGTAAGGTTAATACCAAATGGTGGATTCAGCTCCAAAGCCTATCAGAGGAAACCAAAGCAACTGCTGCACCAACCCCACCAGTAACTCCTCAGTCAAATGGCTCTACATCAGACGATCAAGTTCTCGAATGTGCACTTCTTTACCGAAACCTTAACATCTATGAAAACCTCGTTCTTCTTAGCAATGATGTAACTCTCAAGATCAAAGCCATGGCAGAG CATGTGATTTGCGAGACACCGCATGAGTTCTACGAGAGTCTGAAGAATCCGTTGTCGGAGAGGTTTATGTGGCCAGAGAGTTTGCCGAGAGGAAGGACTTGGAGTCATTTTGACCACGTCGTGGTGAGAGAAAAGTACAACAACCGAACTTGTTTCCCTTACAGGAAGAAGCCAACGCTCAATGGTGGACGAGAAGAGAGTGCTGCAGCAGCAGCAAAAGGTTTGAAGCTCATACTGCTCCTTAACTCTCATTATGGCCACATTCATTAA